A DNA window from Dama dama isolate Ldn47 chromosome 19, ASM3311817v1, whole genome shotgun sequence contains the following coding sequences:
- the SLC51A gene encoding organic solute transporter subunit alpha isoform X4 has protein sequence MEISLMVIMTLFVLGSIAIFLEAAVYVYKNTRCPIKRKTLLWCSSSPTIVSAFCCFGLWIPRALTLVEMAITAPTSHLSANSRFYAMCFYLLMQAMVEGFGGKEAVLRTLKDTPVMIHTGPCCCCCPCCPRIKMTRKKLQLLLLGPIQYAFFKISLSLVGLFLIPDGIFDPSDISEGSTALWINTFLGVSTLSALWTIGIIFRQARLHLGEQNIGAKFVLFQALLILSALQPSIFSVLANGGQIACSPPFSSKTRSQVMNCHLLILESFLITVLTRIYYRRKDDKVGYEPFSSPDRDVNLKA, from the exons ATGGAAATTTCCCTCATGGTCATCATGACCCTGTTTGTCCTGGGCTCAATAGCCATCTTCCTGGAGGCTGCTGTCTACGTGTACAAGAACACTCGCTGCCCTATCAAGAGGAAGACCCTGCTCTGGTGCAGCTCTTCACCCACG ATAGTGTCCGCATTCTGCTGCTTTGGTCTCTGGATTCCTCGTGCCCTCACACTTGTGGAAATGGCCATAACTGC gcccacctcccacctctccgCCAACTCCAGGTTTTACGCAATGTGCTTTTACCTGCTGATGCAGGCCATGGTGGAAGGCTTTGGTGGGAAGGAGGCAGTACTGAGGACACTGAAGGACACCCCAGTGATGATCCACACaggcccctgctgctgctgctgcccctgcTGCCCCCGAATCAAGATGACCAG GAAGAAACTTCAGCTGCTGCTGTTGGGCCCCATCCAGTACGCCTTCTTCAAGATATCACTGAGCCTGGTGGGCCTGTTTCTCATCCCTGATGGCATCTTTGACCCATCAGAC ATTTCTGAGGGGAGCACAGCTCTATGGATCAACACTTTCCTCGGTGTGTCCACCCTGTCGGCTCTGTGGACCATAGGCATCATTTTTCGTCAAGCCAGGCTGCACCTGGGCGAGCAGAACATAGGAGCCAAATTTGTTCTGTTCCAG GCACTCCTTATTCTGTCTGCCCTGCAGCCATCCATCTTCTCAGTCTTGGCCAATGGTGGGCAGATTGCTTGTTCGCCTCCCTTTTCTTCTAAAACCAGGTCTCAAG TGATGAACTGCCACCTCCTCATCCTCGAGAGTTTTCTGATCACTGTGCTGACACGAATATACTACCGAAGGAAAGATGACAAGGTTGGATatgagcctttctcttctccagaccGGGATGTGAACCTCAAAGCCTGA